GTTGAAGATCTGCAGGAAGATCCACTGGGTCCAGCGGTAGAAGTCGGTGTCGATGGTGGCCACCGAACGGCGCTCGTCGTGCGCCAGCCCCAGCCGGCGCAGCTGCGCCTTGTACCGCTCGATGTTCGCCACCGTCGTGGTCCTCGGGTGGGTGCCGGTCTGCACCGCGTACTGCTCGGCGGGCAGTCCGAACGCGTCGAAGCCCATCGCGTGCAGCACGTTACGGCCGGCCATCCGCTGGTAGCGGGCGTAGCAGTCGGTGCCGATGTAGCCCAGCGGGTGACCGACATGCAGGCCGGCACCGGACGGGTACGGGAACATGTCCAGCACGTACAGCTTCTCCGCGCCGGCGCGGGGGTGGGTCGGGTCGGCCAGCGGGCCGGTCGGGTTCGGTGCGTGGAAGGTGCCCTCGCGCGCCCAGGTGTCCTGCCAACGGATCTCGATCTCGTCGGCCAGGGCCGCGTTGTACCGGAACGGGGGAATGTCGCCCGCCGGTGCGGCTGCCTCACTCATCGTCTCTCCTCGCTTCGCTTCGCTTCGTCTCGGCGCCACCGGGCCGGACCGGCGGCGGGCACAAAAATGCCCCTCGCACAGGAGGGGCCGCCGTGCTGTCGCGCGTTCAGCGCATCAGCACGGCCCGATAAGAAGCAGGAAGACTCCGGCCATGTTCGGCAGTGTACCCCGCCGACGGTTCGGCCGGCGGTGCCCCGGGCCGGGCCGGGGCGGGTCCCCCGACGCGGCGAATATCGGGGCGTAACCGACGGACTACCTGCGGGGGTCGGCGATAACGACAAACATGGTTAGCCTGAGAGGCTAGTGAGAATCCTGCGGCAAAAGAGGCTCGACGTCGCGAACCCAACGGCGGGTCCAGGTGCTCTCTAGAGAGCTGCAGTGACGGCGACGAGGAGGAGGCCCGTGACACAACAGACCTGGGACGAGGTGGGCGGTCTATTGCCGCACGACGAGTTCCGCGCCGCCAGCGAGGCCATCGTGGCCAACATCGAGCAGGTCATCGAGGGTAAGACCGCCACCGTGCGGCTCGCCCTGGCCGTGCTGCTCGCCGAGGGTCACCTCCTGATCGAAGACGTCCCGGGTGTCGGCAAGACCAAGCTGGCCAAGGCCCTCGCGCGGTCCATCGACTGCACGGTACGCCGGATCCAGTTCACCCCCGACCTGCTGCCCAGCGACGTCACCGGGGTCAGCGTCTACAACCAGGAGACGCACGACTTCGAGTTCCGCCCCGGGGCCGTGTTCGCCAACCTGGTCGTCGGCGACGAGATCAACCGGGCCTCCCCAAAGACCCAGTCGGCGTTGCTGGAGTGCATGGAGGAACGGCAGGTCACCGTCGACGGTGTCACCTACCAACTCCAGACCCCGTTCATGGTCATCGCCACCCAGAACCCGATCGAGATGGAGGGGACCTACCCGCTGCCCGAGGCGCAGCGCGACCGGTTCACCGCCCGCATCGCGATGGGTTACCCGGACTCCAACGCGGAGCTGGCCATGCTCGACGGGCACGGCGGCACCGACCCGCTGAACGAGCTGCGCGCGGTCTCCGACGCGGCCATCGTCCGGCAACTCATCGCCACCGTCCGCCAGGTCCATGTGGCGGACGCGGTCAAGCAGTATGCGATCGACCTGGTCACCGCCACCCGGGAAGCCCCGGACCTGCGGCTCGGCGCCTCCCCCCGGGCGACCCTGCAGCTGCTGCGCACCGCCCGGGCGGTCGCCGCCCTGGAGGGCCGCGACTACGTCCTCCCCGACGATCTGCAGGCACTCGCGGTGCCGGTGCTCGCGCACCGGATCATCCCGACCGCCGACGCGCAGCTCGCCCGGCGCACCACCGACGCGATCGTCTCCGAGTTGGTGCACCGTCTGCCGCTGCCACACGACCGGCAGCGCAACCAGTACGACACCCGGCCCGCTTCCGGCAACGGCCGCGCGCCCTACGAGCCCCGGAGGCCATGACGTGCGTGCCGGGCTGCGCGGGCTGACCACCCGCGGGCGCTCCTTCCTCGCCGCGGCGGTCGCGGCAGCGATCTCGGCCGGCATCCTCGGCGAGAAGGACCTGCTCCGGGTGGCCGTGCTGCTGGCCGTCCTGCCGTTGCTGGCCGCGACCTACGTCGGGCGCAGCCGCTACAAACTGGCCTGCAACCGTTCACTGGACCCGCACCGGGTCCCGGTCGGCGCCAACTCCCGCGTGGTTCTGCGCCTGCAGAATCTCTCCCGGCTGCCGACCGGCACGCTCCTTCTGGAGGACCGGCTGCCCTACGCGCTGGGCAGCCGACCCCGCGTGGTGTTGGAGCGGCTCGGCGCGCACCAGGCCAGCTCGGTGGCGTACACCGTGCGGGCCGACGTGCGGGGCCGCTACGACGTGGGCCCGCTGGTGGTCCGGATGACCGACCCGTTCGGCCTCTGCGAGCTCACCCGGTCCTTCCCGAGCACCGACCACCTGACGGTCATCCCGCAGGTCACTCCGCTGCCGTCGGTCCGGCTCCCCGGGGAGTACGCGGGCAGCGGCGACAGCCGGGCCCGCTCGGTGGCGGTCCACGGCGAGGACGACGCGGCGACCCGGGAGTACCGGCGCGGCGACGACCTTCGCCGGGTGCACTGGAAGTCGACCGCGCGTACCGGCGAGCTGATGGTGCGCCGCGAGGAGCAGCCGTGGGAGAGCCGGGCCACGGTCGTCCTGGACACCCGGGCGTACGGCCACCGCGGCGAGGGGCCGACGGCCAGTTTCGAGTGGGCCGTCTCCGCCGCCGCGAGCGTCGCCGTCCACCTACGGCAGTCCGGCTACAAGTTGCGCCTGGTCACCGGCTCGGGGGCCGATGTGGACGCATCGGAGGCCGGCGGTGACGGTGCGCTGCTCGACCACCTCGCGGAGGTCCGCCTGGATCAGCGCACCGAAGTGACCAGCCTCGTGCAGCGGGTCCGCCAGCGCGCCGACGGTGGGCTGATCATCGGGCTGTTCGGCACGGTGAGCGTGGCCGAGGCCGAGGTGCTGGCCGGGCTGCGGGGAAACGGCGCCACCTGCATCGGGTTCCTGCTCAACAGCTCCACCTGGCTCAGCCTGCCGGAGAAGGCCCGGGCCGAGGCCGAGCACGCCCACGGCGCCGCCGTCCTCGCCATGCTGCAGAGCGGCTGGCGCGTGGTCGGCGTCGACCACGGCGCCCGACTGCCGGCGCTGTGGCCGCAGGCAGGCCGGGGCTCCCAGGGCTTCGCCCTGCGCGCCGCGCTGGCCGAGACGGTCGCCGGCGGCGTGCGATGAACGGAAGGTTCGCCTCATGATCGCCAGTCGGAACATCGGCGTGGTGGCAGCCGCGGCCACGGTGTTGGCCGCCGCCCCGCTGTCGGCCATCTTCCAGAGCTGGACGTGGCTGATCGAGTCCGTCATCGCGGTCGCCGTGGTCGCCGGGGTGGCCGCGTTGACCAGGCTCGCCCGGGCACCGCTGTGGGGTCAGGTGCTGGGCATGCTGGCCGGCCTGGTCCTCGCCCTGACCTGGTTGTTCCCCAGCGGCGAGGAGTTGGTCGCCGTCCTGCCCACACCCGGCACGTTCGCGCACTTCGCCAACCTGCTCGCCGACTCCGCACAGGACATGCGCTCGTACGGGGTCGAGGTCCCGGACACCGACCCGCTGCTGTTCATCGCCGTGCTCGGCGTCGGCGCGGTCGCCGTCCTGGTGGACGTACTGGCCGTGGGGCTGCGCCGGCCCGCGCTGGCGGGGCTGCCGATGCTCGCCATCTACTCGGTGCCGGTCGCCGTCTACGTGGACAGCGTCCCCGCGACGCCGTTCGTGGTGGGCGCCGCCGGTTACCTCTGGCTGCTGGTCACCGACAACGTCGACCGGGTGCGCAGGTTCGGGCGCCGGTTCACCGGTGACGGTCGCGACATCGACGTGTGGGAGGCCTCGCCGCTGGCGTCGGCCGGCCGTCGGCTCGCGGTCGTCGGGGTGGTGCTGGCGGTGGCGCTGCCGTTGGCGGTGCCCGGCATGACCGGCGGGCTCCTCGACACCCTCAGTCGTGGGCCGGGCAACGGCAACGGCAACGGCAACGGCTCGGGCGGCTCGTCGGGCCGGATCGACCTGTTCGCCTCGCTCGCCGGCCAGCTCAATCAGTCCCAGGTGTCCGACCTGGTCAAGGTGACCACGTCCGAGCCCAACCCGTTCTACCTGCGGTACGCGGTCGCCGACGAGTTGCGCCCTGCCGGTTTCCAGGCGCGCAACCCGAGCGGCCGGCCAACCAACCGGGATCTGCCCAACCCGGCCGACCGGGCTGGCCCCGGCGTGCAGCAGACCACCTACCGGGCGACCGTCGAGGTCACCAAGAGCCTGAGCATGTCGCTGATGCCGGTGTACGCCGAGCCGGTACGCACCGAGGACCTCAACAGCAACTGGCTCTACGACACCAACCAACAGGTCGTCTTCTCCAACCGGGAAAACTCCCGGGGCCGCAAGTACTCCTTCGACTACGTCCGCTCGACGTACACTCCCGCGGCGCTGCGAGCCGCGCTTCCGCTGCCGGCCGACCACCCGGTACGCCGGCAGTTGACCGCCACCCCTGGGCCGGTGCCTGAGGTGGAGGATCTGGTCAAGGGGTTGATCCAGAACAAGAGCACCGACTACGACCGCGTGTTGGCGATCTACCAGCACTTCTCGGCGGACAACGGGTTCAGCTACCGACTCAGCACCGCGAGCGGCAGCAGCGGGCAGGACATCGTCAACTTCCTGACCAACAAGGTCGGCTACTGCCAGCAGTACGCGGCGGCGATGGCCTGGTTGGTCCGCTCGGCCGGCATCCCAGCGCGGGTGGCGTTCGGGTTCACCAACGGCAGCAATCGCGACGGTGACACCTTCACGCTGACCAACCTCAACCTGCACGCCTGGACCGAGGTCTACTTCAACGGGGTCGGCTGGGTGCCGTTCGACGCCACGCCGGCGTACGGGGTGCCCGGGTCCACCCGATCGGCCTGGGCTCCGGACACTGACGCGCCGGAGCCGTCCGCCCCGGGCGCTGGCGTCTCGGACACCCCGGCGGGCACCGACTCCTCGGCTGGTCCGGCCGGGCCCGACAACGCCGACCGGGACCTCGACGACGGGCTTTCCCTGGTCGGTACGACGCCAGCCGAGCAGCCCCCGGTCTGGCCCTGGTGGACGGCGGGCCTACTGGCCCTACTGGTACTGCTGGCGATCCCCGCCCTGCGCCGGCTGGCCCTGCGCCGTAGACGGGGTGCCCAGGCGGCGAACGCCGCGGTGGCCTCTGCGACCGTCGACGACGGCGCCGAGCCGGGGACGCGCGTGGTGGTGGTCGGCGCGGACGCCAACGCGGCACGCGCGGACGCGCACGCCGCCTGGGCGGAACTCCTCGACACAATGGTGGACTTCAAGATCCCGGTCGATCTGACCGAGACACCTCGGGCGACCGCCGACCGGCTTGTCCGGGAGACCCTCAGCGACGACACCGCCGCGATCGGGTCGGCGCAGCTGCTCGGTCGGGCGGAGGAGCGGGCCCGCTACGCGCGGGACCCGCTGACCGGTGAGCGGTTACTGCCGGCGCTACGCGCGGTCCGTGGGGCGCTCGCCGCACGGGCCGACCGGCGCACCCGCCTGTTCGCCGCCGTGCTCCCGCCGTCGGTGCTACTGCGGTGGAGGACCGGCATGGCGGACACGTCCGGCCGAATGGTGGCGCTGACCGGGCGAGCCCGGTACCGGCTGCTGCGCTGGAACCCCCGACGGCTGATGGCCGACCGGGCCGCCCGCTGACCCACGCTCGTCCAAGTCCAAGTCCAGGTCCAGGTCCAGGTCCAGGTCCGGGGCGGTGGTCCACCGACCGCCGCCCCGCCCGGGCGCCACCACCCGCTCCGCCCGGAGCACCAACACCCGCCCCGCCCGCCGTCGCCGGCCCGCCGGTCCCCGCCCTCGCCGCTCCCCGCCGGCCCCCACCCTCGCCGGTCTCCGCCGGTCCCACCTTCGCCGGTCCCCGCCATCCCTGGTCCCTGCCCACCAGCGCCTCGATCAATTGATGGTGGCGGCCGAGCTGGGCGCGGCCTGCACGCGGGGTGGTCGAGGTGGCCGTGATCGTCACCAGGTCGCCGATGTAGCGGTTTCCCGCAGCCCGGATACCCCCACATCGCCGACCTGGTGTCGATCATCGTGGCGGAGGGTGGGCGGGGCGCGGCGGTCGGATGCGGCATGGCCTGCGTGGCGGTCGAGCTAGGCGCGGCCTGCACGCGCGCGGCGCAGCGCTAAAGCCAAGCGTGATCGTCACCAGATCGCCGATGTGGGGGTGTCCCGCGGCCCGGTTACCCCAATATCGCCGACCTGGTGTCGATCATGGTGGCGGAGGGTGGGCGGGGCGTAGCCGGCGGCGCGTAGCCGGCAGGGCCTAGCGGGCGGGGCGTGGACGACGCGCCACAGCCGCGCAGCGGCATACGCACACACGCTCGGCGACGCTTGTCAGCGGGAGAGGGCGCGCGGAATCGACGGCGGTCGCCGGGGGCTCGCCCGGCGACCCACTCGTCGCGGCGTACGGCCCGCCTCAGCGGCGGGACTGGCTCAGCGGTGCCCCTCCGGGCGCTGCCGCCACCTGTCCTCCATGCGGTCCAGGATCGACGACCGGCGACCGGATCGGCCACCGCGCGGACGGCGACGACTCGTCGTGCCGCCCACCACGTGCAGGTCGGGCGACTGCGCCCGTCGGTGCGACTGCACCGCGTACGCGGCCGACGCCAGCATGACGACGAAGCCCGCCACCGCCAACGGTGGAGTCTTGATCACCGCGCCGTAGACCAGTAGAGCCAAGCCAGCGATGATCACGCCGGCTGCGACGAGCAGGCGACGCCGCGCATGGAAGCGCGGATCGCTGGCGCGCACGGCCGAGGCGAATTTGGGGTCCTCGGCAAGCGACCGCTCGATCTGCTCGAACAGCCGCTGCTCGTGCTCCGAGAGCGGCACGGCACTCCTCCCCGGTCACGCGTTGGTCGGGCCCATTCGGGCCGACAGACCGTGGCAGCCAACCGGCTGCTTACCCGCAAGTCTACGAGGGGGGTCGCGCGTCGGAAAGCGGGACGACCTATGGGCGGGGTGGATTTTCCTTTCGACGGGTATCACGGTCGCCCATCAGACTGGCCGGACCTATGACGGACCGCCCGAAACGGGCAGCAGCGGCGTCCGCGGCAGCTTCCGCTTCGCGCCAGCCACGCTCGGGTGCGCCGAGGGTGAGCTGCCGAGGTGCGCCCGCTGCCGGCGCGAGCCCTTCCACCCGAACACCAACGAGTCGGATCCGCTCGCTCGGGTCGAGTGCGGTGTAGAGCGCCCAGGCCGTGTCGAACATCTCGCGCGCGGTGTCGGTGGGCACGTCCAGGGTGCGGGAGCGGCTGACGGTGCGGAAGTCGGCCAACCGCACCTTGAGTGCGACGGTGCGCCCGACCTGGCCGGAACCCCGCAACCGGACGCCGACCTTCGCGCTGAGCGCGAGCAACGCGCGGCGGATCTCCAGCGGGTCGGCCACGTCGACGTCGAAGGTCACCTCGGCGCCGATCGACTTGTCGACGTGCTCAGAGCTGACCCGGCGCGGGTCCCGTCCCCAGGCCAACTCGTGCAGGTGCGTCGCCGAGGCGGCACCGACCGCTCGGCGGAGCATGCTCACCGGCGCTTCGGCGAGATCACCGACGGTGGCCAGGCCGAGCCGGCGCAGCGCCTCGGCGGCGCGCTCCCCCACCCCCCACAGCGCATCCACCGGCAGTGGGTGCAGGAAGTCGAGCACCTGCCCCGGGGGCACCACCAGCAGGCCGTCCGGCTTGGCCCGGGTGGAGCCCAGCTTGGCCACGAACTTGCTCGGCGCCACCCCGACCGAGCAGGTCAGCTCCTGCTCGTCGGCGACCCGGCGGCGGATCAGCCGGGCGATGGTGGCCGGGGAGCCGAAGAGTCGGCGGGCGCCGGCGACGTCGAGGAACGCCTCGTCGAGGGAGAGCGGCTCGACCAGCGGGGTGACGTCCCGGAAGATCTGCATGACCGCCCGGGAGGCGGCCGTGTAGGCGGTGAACTCCGGTGGCAGGAAGACCGCGTGCGGGCAGCGGGCCCGGGCCTGACTGGTCGGCATCGCACTGCGCACGCCGTAACGGCGGGCCTCGTAGCTGGCCGAGCTGACCACCCCGCGCGGCCCGACCCCGCCGACGATGACCGGCCGGCCGCGCAACTCGGGTCGGCGGCGCACCTCGACGGCGGCGAAGAAGGCGTCCATGTCGACGTGCAGGATCGGGCTGTCGGAGTCGTCGGCGTCCGGCCCGAAGCGCGGATCGTCGCCCCGGGGCAACGACTGACTGCGGCCCATCCCGGCAGGTTAACCCGCAGGTACGACATCACCACCCGTCGGCCGGCCGGACCCTGCCCCGGTCAGCCGCGCACGACCAGCAGCGGCACGGTCAGCTCGGCGGCGGTGTCCGACCCGTGGTACGCCACCAACTTCGACGCCATCGGCCGCTCGGTGCGACTGGCCATGACCGCGTACGTGTCGTTGCAGGTCACCACCACGTCGCCGATCCGCGCCAGGTGCTCCTCGGGCACCGGCCCGAACCAGCCGGTGGCCACCATCTCGTCGCGGGTCCGTACCCGTGCCGCGGCACCCAGCACCTCCGACCAGGCGGCCAGTACGTCGTCGACCGCGCCCGGCTCGGTGTGCAGGTAGCGCACCCGGGCCTCGCCGGCCACCAGCCGCAACCCGGCCCGCAGCCGCGGATCGGTGTCCAGGTCGAATCGGTGCGCGGCGGGCACGTCGAGCTGCCCGTGGTCGGCGGTCACCAGCAGTGCCGCGTCCGGCGGCAGCCCGTCGACCAACCGGGCGAGCATGGCATCCACCTCGGTGGCGGCGACCCGCCAGGGTGCTGAGTCGACGCCGCTGAGATGGCCGTGCCGGTCCAGGTCGGCGTGGTAGCCGGAGACCAGGGTCGGGCCCGGGCCGGCGGCCAGCGCGGCCAGTATGGCGGCGGCCACCGCGTCGCCACCGGCGGCGCCCCGGAAGTCGCCGCCCCGGTTGGCGGCGAGGGTCAGCCCACTGCCGCCGAACTCCGGCCGGCTCACCACGGTCACCGTCACACCGGCGGCGCGGGCCCGTTCCAACTGGGTGGGCACCGGTTGCCAGTGCAGCGGTGACGGGTCGGCGGCCCAGTCGGTGTGGGTGAGCACCCGGTCGGTGCCGGGCACCCGCACGGTGAAGCCGAGCACCCCGTGCGCGCCGGGCGCGACGCCGGTGCCCAACGACACCAGGCTGGTCGGGGTGGTGGACGGGAAACCGGCGATGAGCGGTCGGGCCACGGTCGCGGCGAGCCCGGCGAGGGTCGGCGCGTACGGGGCGGCGGTCGGCAGCTGGTACCAGCCGAGCCCGTCGACCAGCAGCACGGCGATCCGGCGTACCCCGGCCAACGCGGGGACGAGCCCGAGTGGGTCGGCCGAACCGGGCACGCCCAGCACGGCGAGCGCGCTGGGCAGCACGTCGGCGAGACGGCCGCCGCCGTGGTGCGGCCCGAGGACCGCCAGCGGCGCCACAGGTGGCGAGTCGCTCATGCCGGCCGGCGGGCGAAGAGGTGCAGTTGGGCGGCCAGGTCCCGGTACGGCGGTTGGGCGGCCAGCGCGCGTTCCAACTCGACCAGGGCGGCGGACTGCCCATCGGCGACCGCGGCCGGCAGCAGGTCGGCCAGCACGCGTACCCCGTGGATCTCCTCGACCACCAGCCCGGCGGCGCTGAGCAGCGCGGCGGCGCCGGGGGCGTCGTAGCGCCGGCGCAGCGTGTCGCGCGGCCCGGCGGTGCCGGCCGGATCGGCGGCCAACGTGGCCGCGACGTCCAGGTGCCCGTTCATCGCGCGGCCCAGTACGGCGGCGGCCCGGCCGGCCACCAGCACACTGGCCGCGCCGCCGGGACGCAGCGCGGTGGCCAGCGCGGCCACCACCGGCGTCGGGTCGTCGACCACCTCCAGGACGGCGTGGCAGAGCACCAGGTCGACGCCGGCCGGCTCGACCAGCCCGGCGAGGGCGTCACCGTCGCCCTGCACGGCGGCGATCCGGTCGGCCACCCCGGCCTCGGCGGCCCGGCGGGTGAGCGCGGCGAGCGCGTCGGGGCTGGCGTCGACCACGGTGACCCGGTGACCGGCGCGGGCCAGCGGAACGGCGAAACCGCCGGTGCCGCCGCCCACGTCCAGCACGGTGAGCTCGGCGTCGCCGCGCCGGTCCAGCTCGGCGCGGAGCACCGACCAGATCACGGCGGTGCGGGGTGTCAGCGGCGGCTCGGCGAACCGGCCTCGGGTCTGCTCCACCCGGTCGAGCCTAGTCACCCGGTCAGCCCTTGCGGCCGGTGGTGGCGATGCCCTCGACGAAGTGCCGCTGTGCCAGGAAGAACAGAATGATCATCGGGATGGTGGCCAGCACGCTGCCGGCGAGCACGATCTCCCACTGCTGCTCACCGCCGTAACCGAAGCGGTCCAACACCACCTTCAGGCCGCGTGGCAGGGTGTACAGCTGCTCGTTGCGCAGGTAGATGAGCGGCTTGAGCAGGTCCGTCCAGCTGGCCTTGAACTCGAAAACGAACGCGACCAGCAGCGCCGGCCGGATCAGCGGAAAGGCCAGCTTCCAGAACAGCTGCGGGTAGCTCGCCCCGTCCATCCGTGCGGCCTCGAAGTATTCCCTGGGCAGCGAGAGCAGGAACTGCCGCAGCAGAAAGATGTAGAAGGCCGAGCCGAACAGGTTGCCAGCCCAGAGTGGCACCTGGGTGTCGGTCAACCCCAGGTTCGACCAGATCAGGTACGTCGGGATCATGGTGACCGCGAACGGCAGCATCATGGTCGCCAGCACCAGCCCGAAGAGCAGGTTTCGGCCGGGGAACCGGAAGTAGGCGAAGCCGAACGCCACCCAGGCGCTGGAGAGGGTCACCGCGGCGGCGGCTGCCACCCCGACCAGCACGCTGTTGCCGAACCAGGTCAGCAGCGGCACCGCCCGCCACGCCTCGGCGTAGTTCTCCGGGGCGAACGGGGTGGGCAGGAAGCCGGGGGCGAAGACGTACTCGCGGGGGCGTAACGAGGCGCTGATCAGCCAGACGAACGGCAGCATGAAGAGCACAGCGGCGCCGACCAGCGCCGCCACGAACAGCACCCGATGCCAGATCGGCCGGCGGGCCGGCTCGGCGGGCGGGCGGCGCGCCGCCGACCGGCCCGGCCGGAGGCCGGGTACCGGTGCGGCGGCGCCACGTTCGACGGCGGTCGTCACGACTCGTCCCCAGCTGCCGGATCCTCCTCCGCCCGGGACCGTCGGGCGTTGGCCACCGGACCATCGGTGATCTGGTATTCGCGCGGCTCAAGGTGCTGCTCGGGCACCCAGCCGTCGGTCAGTCGGGTCCGTCGCGCGTTGGCCACGCCGTTGTGGCCCATCATGCCCGTCACTTGTCTTCTCCCTCGTAGTACACGAACCGGTTGCTGAGTTTTACCTGCACCAGAGTGATCACCAAAATAATCACGAAGAGCAACCAGGCCATCGCCGAGGCGAACCCCATGTGCAGGAACTGGAACGCCTCCTGGAACAGGTGGATGACGTAGAAACTGGCCGCGTCGCTGTTGAACGTGTTCTGGGTCTCCCGGTTACCGAAGTACATGGTGTAGACCTCGGTGAACATCTGCAGCGACGCGATCGTGTTGACGATCAACGTGAAGAACAGCGCGCCCGAGATCATCGGCAGGGTGACCGAACGGAACCGGGCCCAGGGGCCGGCGCCGTCGATGGCCGCCGCCTCGTACAGGTCGCGGGGCACGTTCTGCAACGCGGCCAGGTAGATGATCACAGTCGAGCCGAGACTCCACAGGCTCATCAGGATGATGCCGGGCATCACCCAGTGCGGGTCGGTGGTCCAACTCGGACCCGCGATCCCGACCAGGCCGAGGGCGCGGTTGATCAGGCCGTCCTGGGTGTTGAGCAGCAGCAGGAACAGGATCCCGACCGCCACCGCCGGGGTCATCACCGGCAGGTAGAAGACCGTCCGGAAGAAGCCCTGCAACCGGCCGACCCGCTTGAGCAGCAGCGCCAGCCCCAGCGAGATGAGCATCACCAGCGGGACGTGCAGCGCCGTGTAGTAGACCGTGTTGCCGAGGCTGCGGGCCACCGCCGGATCGCTCATCAGCTCCCGGTAGTTGTCCAACCCGGTGTACTCCGGTGGGTTGATCACGTCGTACTCGGTGAAGCTCAACCAGAGGCTGGCGAGCATCGGCCCGACGTAGAAGATCAGAAACCCGATGATCCAGGGCGCCAGGAAGAGGTACGCCCAGCGGGCCTCCCGCCGGGCCAGCGGCGTACGGTGCCGCCGGCCCGGGACGGGAGGGGTGACGGTGGCCATCGTGGACTACTTCGCGGCCTTGTCGAGTGCCGCGGTGGCCTCCCGCTGGGCTCGCTGCAACGCCTGCGCCGGTTGTTCCTGGCCGGCGAGCACCCGGTTCACCGCGTCGTAGTACGCCTTGTCGAACTCGGCACCGGCCGGCGAGGCGGGCAGCGCGAACGCGGCGTCCTGCACCGAACGGATGGTCGCCACCGCGTCGTCGAAACGCTTGTTGCCGGTCGGCTGGTACAGCTCGTCGAAGATCTTCTTGTCGGCTTCCGCGTTGGCGGTGTAGACGCCGGTGAACGGCTGGCCGGCGGCCTTGCGGGCATCGACCCGGGCCTTCGCGGCGGCCAGCCAGGTGTCGGTGGCGGTCATCTTCTTGACGAACGCGCACGCGGCGTCCGGGTTCTTCGCACCCTTGGTGATCACCCAGGCCTGCCCGGCGGACTGGGTCAGCGGCTTGCCCTGCCGGTCCACGAACGGCTTGACCACCAGTTCGGCGGTCGGGGAGTTCTTGGCGGCCTGGTTGAGGAACCACTCCTCCATGGGCCACGCCACGATCTGGTTCTTCGACAGCGGGTTCTGGGCGCCGAAGAAGTCGAAGGCGTCCCGGAACGACTTGAAAGCGCCCCAGCCACCCTGCTGCTTGATCAGGTTGACCCCGGTGGTCAACGCCTCGATCACCTTGGGGTCGTCCAGCTTGGCGGTGCGACCGTCGGCGGAGAGCATGTCGACGCCGTTGGCCTTGGCCCACATCGGCAGGAACTCGGGGATCTTCGGGTCGATGCCGATCCGGTCGAGTCGACCACCGGAGACCGAGGCCAGCTTGGCGTTGAGCGCGGGCAACGCGGCCCAGTCGGCCAGGTTGACCTGGTCTGCGGTCAGTCCGGCCTTCTTGAGCAGCCCCTCGTTGAGGTAGACCACCCGGACGGTGGAGAACTCCGGGATGCCGTAGACGGTGCCGTCCAGAGTGACCTGCTCGCGGGCGGCGGGCCGGTACTGCCCCAGGTCGATGTCCTGCTTGTCGACGCACTGGGTCAGCGGCTGGATGGCGCCCCGCTTGG
The nucleotide sequence above comes from Micromonospora luteifusca. Encoded proteins:
- a CDS encoding AAA family ATPase — protein: MTQQTWDEVGGLLPHDEFRAASEAIVANIEQVIEGKTATVRLALAVLLAEGHLLIEDVPGVGKTKLAKALARSIDCTVRRIQFTPDLLPSDVTGVSVYNQETHDFEFRPGAVFANLVVGDEINRASPKTQSALLECMEERQVTVDGVTYQLQTPFMVIATQNPIEMEGTYPLPEAQRDRFTARIAMGYPDSNAELAMLDGHGGTDPLNELRAVSDAAIVRQLIATVRQVHVADAVKQYAIDLVTATREAPDLRLGASPRATLQLLRTARAVAALEGRDYVLPDDLQALAVPVLAHRIIPTADAQLARRTTDAIVSELVHRLPLPHDRQRNQYDTRPASGNGRAPYEPRRP
- a CDS encoding DUF58 domain-containing protein, whose product is MRAGLRGLTTRGRSFLAAAVAAAISAGILGEKDLLRVAVLLAVLPLLAATYVGRSRYKLACNRSLDPHRVPVGANSRVVLRLQNLSRLPTGTLLLEDRLPYALGSRPRVVLERLGAHQASSVAYTVRADVRGRYDVGPLVVRMTDPFGLCELTRSFPSTDHLTVIPQVTPLPSVRLPGEYAGSGDSRARSVAVHGEDDAATREYRRGDDLRRVHWKSTARTGELMVRREEQPWESRATVVLDTRAYGHRGEGPTASFEWAVSAAASVAVHLRQSGYKLRLVTGSGADVDASEAGGDGALLDHLAEVRLDQRTEVTSLVQRVRQRADGGLIIGLFGTVSVAEAEVLAGLRGNGATCIGFLLNSSTWLSLPEKARAEAEHAHGAAVLAMLQSGWRVVGVDHGARLPALWPQAGRGSQGFALRAALAETVAGGVR
- a CDS encoding transglutaminase family protein, which encodes MIASRNIGVVAAAATVLAAAPLSAIFQSWTWLIESVIAVAVVAGVAALTRLARAPLWGQVLGMLAGLVLALTWLFPSGEELVAVLPTPGTFAHFANLLADSAQDMRSYGVEVPDTDPLLFIAVLGVGAVAVLVDVLAVGLRRPALAGLPMLAIYSVPVAVYVDSVPATPFVVGAAGYLWLLVTDNVDRVRRFGRRFTGDGRDIDVWEASPLASAGRRLAVVGVVLAVALPLAVPGMTGGLLDTLSRGPGNGNGNGNGSGGSSGRIDLFASLAGQLNQSQVSDLVKVTTSEPNPFYLRYAVADELRPAGFQARNPSGRPTNRDLPNPADRAGPGVQQTTYRATVEVTKSLSMSLMPVYAEPVRTEDLNSNWLYDTNQQVVFSNRENSRGRKYSFDYVRSTYTPAALRAALPLPADHPVRRQLTATPGPVPEVEDLVKGLIQNKSTDYDRVLAIYQHFSADNGFSYRLSTASGSSGQDIVNFLTNKVGYCQQYAAAMAWLVRSAGIPARVAFGFTNGSNRDGDTFTLTNLNLHAWTEVYFNGVGWVPFDATPAYGVPGSTRSAWAPDTDAPEPSAPGAGVSDTPAGTDSSAGPAGPDNADRDLDDGLSLVGTTPAEQPPVWPWWTAGLLALLVLLAIPALRRLALRRRRGAQAANAAVASATVDDGAEPGTRVVVVGADANAARADAHAAWAELLDTMVDFKIPVDLTETPRATADRLVRETLSDDTAAIGSAQLLGRAEERARYARDPLTGERLLPALRAVRGALAARADRRTRLFAAVLPPSVLLRWRTGMADTSGRMVALTGRARYRLLRWNPRRLMADRAAR
- a CDS encoding DUF3040 domain-containing protein; this encodes MPLSEHEQRLFEQIERSLAEDPKFASAVRASDPRFHARRRLLVAAGVIIAGLALLVYGAVIKTPPLAVAGFVVMLASAAYAVQSHRRAQSPDLHVVGGTTSRRRPRGGRSGRRSSILDRMEDRWRQRPEGHR
- a CDS encoding DNA polymerase IV, translated to MGRSQSLPRGDDPRFGPDADDSDSPILHVDMDAFFAAVEVRRRPELRGRPVIVGGVGPRGVVSSASYEARRYGVRSAMPTSQARARCPHAVFLPPEFTAYTAASRAVMQIFRDVTPLVEPLSLDEAFLDVAGARRLFGSPATIARLIRRRVADEQELTCSVGVAPSKFVAKLGSTRAKPDGLLVVPPGQVLDFLHPLPVDALWGVGERAAEALRRLGLATVGDLAEAPVSMLRRAVGAASATHLHELAWGRDPRRVSSEHVDKSIGAEVTFDVDVADPLEIRRALLALSAKVGVRLRGSGQVGRTVALKVRLADFRTVSRSRTLDVPTDTAREMFDTAWALYTALDPSERIRLVGVRVEGLAPAAGAPRQLTLGAPERGWREAEAAADAAAARFGRSVIGPASLMGDRDTRRKENPPRP